AACGCTGCACAATAAACGCCAGTAAACTGGCGTTTATTGTTTTACGACTCATCAGTTACAAATGATAACAAGGTTTTGGCTGTAAAAGCACCAAGCCATTATGTTACTATTTGCAATTATTTTCCTACAAAGGCTAAATCTTTGCGTTTATTTGTCGTACTTGCACTCGCATTAGTAATCAATTTTCCCGTATTTAGTAGCACACAGAATTCATGGCAGCAAACCTATGACATGTTACGCGCGCAAGATACACATGATGCATTTGAATTTTTAATTAAAGAAGTTGAATCGACACAACCCAGTGCCAAACGTGTCTATATTGGTGCTACGCTAGTAAGAACTGCGCTTGCATTGAATAAAGAGCACAATTTAAGCGCATTAATAAATTACGATAACAGCGAGTATGACAAAATTTTAAAAAACCTTGTTAGCGCTTTAAACAGTGCGCATAACAATGAGTATGAACAAACGATGCAAGGCTTTAAACAGGCCATTACGCTTGCTTATACCATCGAAGATCCGGCTTTAACAGCAACCGTTGAGTTATTTTTCATTAATGCCAAAATCACTTTAGCAAATTACATACAACTCGATCACCATATTAAAGAAGTAGAGCGCAACGCAAATATCCTTAAAAAACCATTTTGGGGTCTAAACTCTTTACACAATGCCAAAGCTTTGAATGCTAACTTTTTAGGAGATCATGCTCAGGCTATTGAAACGTACAAACAAGCCATCGCCAACTCACAATATGAAGGTAACAAAGCGCCTTATTATAATAATTTAGCACTGACATATTTAGAAATTGGTAATTACACCGATGCAGTCAAATACCTAGAAAAATCTTTGGCCTTGAGAAAAGTACAAAATAATGAGTTTAAGGTGGCACTGACCATGTTAAATCTGGGTATAGTTGCCAACAAAGCTGAGAAATATGACACGGCTCTACAATGGCTTAATCAAGCACATCAATACTATGTTAAATTCGATAACACTTATCGCCAAGCGTACACTCTAGTGCAAAAAGCAAAAGTGTATACCAATACACAAAAGATAGATCTTGCAACGATCGCTCTTGAACGCGCTTTATCTAAAATAAGTTTAACGAATAATATTAATTTGATCACAGACATTCGCCTGCAAGCGGCTGAAAATATGCGTGCTATTGGCCAATATGAGGATGCCATTAGCCAAGCAACTTTGGCCTATAACCTATCGAGCAACGTCAGTGATAAAACTCACTTAATTCACAGCTTAGAGCTACTATCTGAACTTTACGCGATGCGATCTAACTATGAGCAAGCTTATAAATTGCAAAGCGAGTTAGTTGCACAAAAAGAGCAGTTCAATACTCATAAAACCATGCAAGCGATGTTGGCACTCGAATCTGAACTTGAAGTCACCGCGCAACAATTAGAAAACATTCGCTTGGAAAAACATAACAACAAACAGCTTGCCCACATTTCCCAGCTTGAAGAGCGACAACAGTTTCAAGCCATCATTATACTCTTCTCATTGCTGCTGCTATTCATCAGTCTTAGAGGTTATTCTAAACACAAATATCGGGCTCAGCATGACAATTTAACTGGTGCGCTTACGAGAAGTACTTTTCTCAAGGTTGTTTCAAGAACCGCGGTCCCTGCAATAGGAAAACAACATTGCTTGGTGTTGTTTGACTTAGATCATTTCAAACAAGTTAACGATGTATATGGCCATCCTACTGGTGATATAGCATTAAAACAAGCAGCATTGCTCGCCAAGCACTTTTTCGGTAAAAGCGCCCTTTTATCACGCTTTGGTGGCGAAGAGTTTATGTTGTTTTTACCCAATTTAATGCAATCAAACAATGAAAACGTGATTGAGAAATTCAGAGTAGAACTAAGCAAGCTTCCGATTGAAACAGAGTCAGGAGAAACGATTCATATTACCGCAAGCTTCTCAACTTATTACTATAAAACATCGCCACAAAGCCTAGATAAAATATACAGCAAGTTAGATGTCGCACTATACCAAGCCAAAAAGTCAGGCAGAAATCGAGTGGTATGTGCTGTTTGATAGTATTTTAAGCTTTATGGGAAGACAGTACGAAGTTGTAGTAAAGCCATGCGATTTGTTTTTTTGCAAAGCTGGTTGAGCATAAACTATGCCCAACCAAAGCGCCCTTAAAGCCCAAAAACAACCTTCTCACTTTTCAGCATCTTACTGCTCAGCATTGTGAATACCACAAATAGCCCTAAAGTACTGAACGATGATAAAAGCACTTGTAAGAGCGGTAATTCATTCCCTTTTATCACTTCAATCATGGCGTACTGCTGAGCCGCAATAGGTGCCCATTGAACATATTCGGTAGCGATGTCATAGGTCGTCATCATACTCAAGCCAATTGGTACAAATAGTACAAACGCGACGTACGACTGTGCTTCTTTAAATGACTTCGCCATAAATGACACAAAAACCAATAAACTGGCGGACATTAAAGCAATTGGAAGACCAATAAGCGTGCAGAAGAGAATGAACATCACATCCAAGTTAATACTAAAACCAAGCTGTTCCCATGGCACCATACTATAAGCAAATTTTGACACGATAAGCACTAACACAAGACCTATCATTGAATAGCTTGCAATCGCAGCAACTTTTGCTAGTACAATCTGCGTGCTACTCAAAGGGTGGCTTAGTAGCAGTGCCAGTGAGTTTCGCTCTCTTTCTCCAGCACTTGTATCAATCGCCAAATTCATAGCAGAGTAAAATAACGCAATAATTATAGATAAAGTCGCAATGCCAAGAAACATGCCCCCTTTTGAGTCAGGCGTTGCTTGATCTTGAGTTTGTACATTAACCGCACGCATAATACTGGGATCAATTCCGCGACTGATGAGTCGCAATCCTGCGATTTCTGAGTTATATCGAGCAAGTGCCCTCTCTAGCCTACGCACTGATTTAATGAGCTTATTGTCAGACTTATCTGCAATTATTGTGACTAATGCACTTCGCCCCTCAGACATATCTTCTGTGTAATTTAAATCTATAACCAGTTCAATCGGCTTAACATTTTCACCATCACCATGACTTATATCGAGTCCATCTAAGTAAGCGACGAGATTAGGCGCAGCGTCTGCGTTTTCAATGCTAATTTTTAGCGCGTCTGGAGAGCTCAACTGTTTAAGTAAAATCGTAAACAGCAAACACATTACTATGGGAGCACCAATAGCATAATATAAACCCGCCATCACCGAGCGTTTATCACGGCTCGCATCTAGCATCTCTTTTTTGTATAAAACCTGTACTAGCCTCATCATGCTGCAAGCCCCTCATCTGAGCCTATCAATGTGATAAAAGCTTCCTCTAACGTGTCCTTTTGAGTCTGTTCACACAAAGCCTGAGGGGAACCTTCTGCCACTACTTTACCATTTGCCATGACCACAACATGATCACACAGTGCTGCTACTTCTTGCATCACATGGCTGGAGAACAATACACAGTGCCCCTGCTCTTTGAGCATAAGAAGTAAATCTCGTAGGATACGAGTACTCATGACATCAAGCCCACGAGTTGGCTCATCCAAAATTATATTGGTAGGCTGGTGCACAATCGCTTGTGCCAATGCTGTCTTCATCCGCTGACCTTGCGAAAACCCCTTACATTTCCTATCAGCAATATCTATCATTTGCAGCTTTTCAAGCACACTTTGAGTTGCATCTGCAGCAGCTTGTTTTCCCAAACCACTTAACTCAGCAAAAAACTGTACATACTCTCTAGGCGTCAGACGTTCATATAACCCACATGGATCAGGAAATAACCCGAGCTGCTGCTTTGCAGCCATAGGGTCTTTAACCACATTAATATCGTCTATTTTTGCATAACCGCTATCAGCTTGAAGTAGCCCAAAGACCGTTCTAAGGCAAGTTGTTTTCCCCGCCCCGTTTGGACCCAGTAGGCCAGTGATTTTGCCATCTTCAGCACGAAAGCTTAGTTTATTGAGCGCTTGTACTGAGCCGATTTTCTTTTCTAATTCGAATACTTCAATCATTATTTTTGCTCATGGCTATGGTTAGCTACAGGTCCATTAATATTCAAGAAATACTGTTTCCTGTTATCCTTATCGAGACAATCAGTGGTGAGTTCAGAAAACGCCAAAGTATTAATGAATTGTCCAATGACTTTATTGGCGCATGTCTGTGACGCAACCCCATGTGTCGCAGAAGGCGCAACCAAATGTTTTGCATTACTAAAGCTCACCATCGCAAGATCCGCCCAGCTAGGAGGCGTTGCAGGGTCAAGCCCACCGGATAACAATAGAATAGGAATATTAGTCTTCACTGGTTTGTAAAAATCGTGTTCAACAGGCTCCACTTGCCAAATGGGACAGACCATATCAAGTGATTCGATCATCATCTTACCAAAGTAAGATTGGCTATATTTCTGCCTGTCAGACTGGGTTAAAACTGGCCAGTCCTCACCACAAGTAATCGCACTGTGCATACCCATGGCAATGTTGCCTATGGTTTGCTCATTGCCAAGTAAACCGACTAAAGGGCTGTAGTTCCCTTTTTTGGCAGAATCAATGACTAACGGGATCAGAGAACGAGATGTATGACCATATAAAGCCATTCTAATAGCGCCACGTAATTTACTTTCTGTGAGCACAAGTGTGATCTCTTCATGCGTTCTCGGATGCCTAACCGTTAGCTTTATTGGCTCATTTTTTAGTTTTACCAACAGATCTTGATAATCATCAGCCAAAGTGGGGAATTGTTTTAAGCACGCTTTATTCGCCATACAATCTAAGAACACTTCGTTAAGTGCACTGTCTATTGCATCACCTATCGCAACAAGGCTTTGTTGCATAGGTACAACCCCATCTAATGTTGCACTCAATACAGAGTTCGGATATTGACGCAAATACTCCTGCGCGATACGGGTGCCATATGATGCGCCGTATAAATGCAATTTATCATAGCCTAATGCAACCCTGACTGCTTCAAAGTCGCTGGCCGCGGCTACAGTAGTAAAGTGTGACAGATCCACTGCTAACTGCGCTTTACATGCGCTGGTTTCTTCTTTTGTGAATGATACAAATGACAATGCTTGATCGTTAAACGCAAATTGCTCTTCAATTGTCCCTGTGTCACATTGCAGGAGTTGTGATTTTCCTGTCCCTCGTTGATCTACGAGAATAATATCTCGATTCTCTCGAACATATTTTAAATTTCGAGCAAAAATTGCTGCAACTTCAATAGCTGACTGCCCAGGACCACCAGCGAACGCAAGAACCGCCTCTTTGGGGTGTAATTGTTTTATCGCTGGGATGACAGCAAAATGGATATCAATATTCTCGGAAGGTGACTTATTCGACAGTGGTTGGCTCACAGAGCCACACATTAAGCGATCTGCAAGGCCTTCCACATAACACGCTTCAAGCGTGCTGTTTTGTTGTGCGAAGGATATCCCAGAATAGACAATGGCAAGGGATGTTAAGCTTTGACCAATCAACTTAACAAAATGATTGCCGTACTTATTCATTACTGTTTTCCTTATTCTAATCAGCAAGTATTGTTATAATTTTGCTGATAACTTCCTGCATTAACCGATTAATACAGTCGGCGTTAGGATAGAGGGCAGGCATTAGCAAGTCAACTGGAAGCGTTTCCAATTTAGATATATTGAGGTGTGTCTACATTGCGGCTAATTCAAAGGCTAAGCAATAATCGCGCTGCTGACGCTTTACTATTGATTGCGACACTCACCAAAGTGAGTTTGAAAAGTATCAACGCTATTTAGAACAAATCAGATATAAAATAAAAGGCCAGCATTTGCTGGCCTTTTCTATTTACTTTTTGCGCTTTTTCTCTTCTTCAACCCACTTGCCTTCAACAAAAGTTGCCTTCCAGCCAGTGGCTTTCCCTTCAACTTCCGTCATAACATACTGAGTTTTCGTTTTGCGAGAATATCTCACGACCGCTAAATTACCATCCCCATCTTTTTCTGGTGCATCAGCTAAATAATAAAACTTAGGAGAAATTCTATCTCTAAATCTCTTCAGCTCAGCAACTTTAGGTGCACGTGTCTCCCTTGATTTAGGGAAAGTAT
This genomic window from Pseudoalteromonas luteoviolacea contains:
- a CDS encoding tetratricopeptide repeat-containing diguanylate cyclase: MRLFVVLALALVINFPVFSSTQNSWQQTYDMLRAQDTHDAFEFLIKEVESTQPSAKRVYIGATLVRTALALNKEHNLSALINYDNSEYDKILKNLVSALNSAHNNEYEQTMQGFKQAITLAYTIEDPALTATVELFFINAKITLANYIQLDHHIKEVERNANILKKPFWGLNSLHNAKALNANFLGDHAQAIETYKQAIANSQYEGNKAPYYNNLALTYLEIGNYTDAVKYLEKSLALRKVQNNEFKVALTMLNLGIVANKAEKYDTALQWLNQAHQYYVKFDNTYRQAYTLVQKAKVYTNTQKIDLATIALERALSKISLTNNINLITDIRLQAAENMRAIGQYEDAISQATLAYNLSSNVSDKTHLIHSLELLSELYAMRSNYEQAYKLQSELVAQKEQFNTHKTMQAMLALESELEVTAQQLENIRLEKHNNKQLAHISQLEERQQFQAIIILFSLLLLFISLRGYSKHKYRAQHDNLTGALTRSTFLKVVSRTAVPAIGKQHCLVLFDLDHFKQVNDVYGHPTGDIALKQAALLAKHFFGKSALLSRFGGEEFMLFLPNLMQSNNENVIEKFRVELSKLPIETESGETIHITASFSTYYYKTSPQSLDKIYSKLDVALYQAKKSGRNRVVCAV
- a CDS encoding ATP-binding cassette domain-containing protein, with translation MIEVFELEKKIGSVQALNKLSFRAEDGKITGLLGPNGAGKTTCLRTVFGLLQADSGYAKIDDINVVKDPMAAKQQLGLFPDPCGLYERLTPREYVQFFAELSGLGKQAAADATQSVLEKLQMIDIADRKCKGFSQGQRMKTALAQAIVHQPTNIILDEPTRGLDVMSTRILRDLLLMLKEQGHCVLFSSHVMQEVAALCDHVVVMANGKVVAEGSPQALCEQTQKDTLEEAFITLIGSDEGLAA
- a CDS encoding alpha/beta hydrolase: MNKYGNHFVKLIGQSLTSLAIVYSGISFAQQNSTLEACYVEGLADRLMCGSVSQPLSNKSPSENIDIHFAVIPAIKQLHPKEAVLAFAGGPGQSAIEVAAIFARNLKYVRENRDIILVDQRGTGKSQLLQCDTGTIEEQFAFNDQALSFVSFTKEETSACKAQLAVDLSHFTTVAAASDFEAVRVALGYDKLHLYGASYGTRIAQEYLRQYPNSVLSATLDGVVPMQQSLVAIGDAIDSALNEVFLDCMANKACLKQFPTLADDYQDLLVKLKNEPIKLTVRHPRTHEEITLVLTESKLRGAIRMALYGHTSRSLIPLVIDSAKKGNYSPLVGLLGNEQTIGNIAMGMHSAITCGEDWPVLTQSDRQKYSQSYFGKMMIESLDMVCPIWQVEPVEHDFYKPVKTNIPILLLSGGLDPATPPSWADLAMVSFSNAKHLVAPSATHGVASQTCANKVIGQFINTLAFSELTTDCLDKDNRKQYFLNINGPVANHSHEQK
- a CDS encoding ABC transporter permease, encoding MMRLVQVLYKKEMLDASRDKRSVMAGLYYAIGAPIVMCLLFTILLKQLSSPDALKISIENADAAPNLVAYLDGLDISHGDGENVKPIELVIDLNYTEDMSEGRSALVTIIADKSDNKLIKSVRRLERALARYNSEIAGLRLISRGIDPSIMRAVNVQTQDQATPDSKGGMFLGIATLSIIIALFYSAMNLAIDTSAGERERNSLALLLSHPLSSTQIVLAKVAAIASYSMIGLVLVLIVSKFAYSMVPWEQLGFSINLDVMFILFCTLIGLPIALMSASLLVFVSFMAKSFKEAQSYVAFVLFVPIGLSMMTTYDIATEYVQWAPIAAQQYAMIEVIKGNELPLLQVLLSSFSTLGLFVVFTMLSSKMLKSEKVVFGL